ATGGAAGAGCTCATTTACCATTTTAAAATCATCATGCATGGAGTGAAAGTTCCACAAGGGGAATACTACCATGCAACGGAAGCTGCTAATGGAGAACTTGGTTTTTATGTAGTTTCCGAAGGAGAAAAATCTCCTTGGCGGGTTCACGTAAGACGCCCTTGTTTTTGGTATTACCAAGCCTTCCCTGAGATGGTAAAAGGTGGGTTATTGGCAGATACCATTGCGACTATGTCCTCACTCAATGTCATTGCAGGGGAGCTTGATTGTTAATGGCGTATCAATTTTCACAAGAATCGGAAAAACGTTTCCAAAGACTCATCCCACAATTTCCAAGCAAACGTTCTCTCATTTTGCCTTGTCTCTTTTTGTTACAAACTGACAAAGGTTTTGTGGATACAGAAGGGATGCAGTACATAGCCGATCGCATTGGCGCACCAGTATCCCTCGCACAAGTTCACGGTGTAGCAACGTTTTACACCATGTACAATAAAAAACCTGTTGGAAAACTCCACATCCAAATTTGCGCAAATATCTCTTGTTATCTGGCAGGTTCTGATTCCATCACAGAACATGTTTGTTCCAAATTGGGAATAAAAAAAGGGGAAACCACAAAGGACAAAAAATACACTGTGGATGAAGTGCAGTGCCTTGGCGCTTGTGGGTTTGGACCTGTGGCTCAGATCAATGACAAATACTATGAAAATTTAACTCCAGAATCCATCGAAAAGATTCTTTCTGAATTGGAAAAAGAAGGATAACATGGGACTTAAAACCTTACTCACAACACATATTGGTGCCGGAGATTCTCATACATTAAAACACTACCAATCGGTGGGTGGGTATGAAAGTTTAAAAAAAGCAATTTCAGAAATGACCGCAGAACAAATCGTAAACGATGTCAAAAATTCAGGGCTTCGTGGTCGTGGTGGAGCCGGGTTTCCAACAGGAAACAAATGGGGATTCATCCCAAAAACAGAAAAACCGAAATACTTAATTTGTAATGGGGACGAAGGGGAACCAGGTACTTTCAAAGACCGGATGCTCCTCGAACGTTTTCCACACATGCTCATTGAAGGCATGATCATTGCCGCAAAAGCCATCGACTCCCACCAAGGTTACATCTATATCCGAGGTGAATTCCACAAAGGGATTCGGATTGTAGAAACCGCAGTGGAAGAGGCATACAAAGCAGGACTTCTTGGGAAAAACGTCTTAGGCCTTGGGTATGATTTTGATTTGGCTGTGTATTCTGGTGCAGGTGCTTATATCTGCGGAGAAGAGTCAGCTCTCATCAATTCTCTCGAAGGTCGGAGGGGCCACCCACGCCTCAAACCCCCTTTCCCAGCAGTATCGGGATTGTATGCCTGTCCAACCGTTGTGAAC
The sequence above is a segment of the Leptospira sp. WS39.C2 genome. Coding sequences within it:
- the nuoE gene encoding NADH-quinone oxidoreductase subunit NuoE, which encodes MAYQFSQESEKRFQRLIPQFPSKRSLILPCLFLLQTDKGFVDTEGMQYIADRIGAPVSLAQVHGVATFYTMYNKKPVGKLHIQICANISCYLAGSDSITEHVCSKLGIKKGETTKDKKYTVDEVQCLGACGFGPVAQINDKYYENLTPESIEKILSELEKEG